A window of the Mesotoga prima MesG1.Ag.4.2 genome harbors these coding sequences:
- a CDS encoding Mut7-C RNAse domain-containing protein, protein MRFLVEEPLTKLARKLRLMGFDTEICSRNEIGKSFENRDVFLTKSKKAMEIAIKFGIRSYLIKSENWRSQLKSVIQRFQIGLDDVHFLSRCSKCNGLLEEASLKDVAMVPDYVVLTAERLYKCTRCGQLYWNGSHVQHMKWMNEIAGKSGGNAEENKF, encoded by the coding sequence ATGAGATTTTTGGTTGAAGAGCCCTTAACCAAACTAGCGAGGAAGCTCAGACTGATGGGTTTTGACACGGAAATATGCTCTAGAAATGAGATAGGCAAGTCATTTGAGAATCGGGATGTGTTTTTGACTAAGAGTAAGAAAGCGATGGAGATCGCGATTAAATTTGGGATCAGATCTTATTTAATCAAGTCGGAGAACTGGCGCTCGCAGCTCAAATCTGTAATTCAAAGATTCCAGATAGGTTTGGACGATGTTCACTTTCTTAGCAGATGCTCGAAATGCAACGGTCTGCTTGAAGAGGCTTCCCTAAAAGATGTTGCAATGGTTCCAGATTATGTGGTGCTTACGGCAGAAAGGCTTTACAAATGCACCAGGTGTGGTCAGCTTTACTGGAATGGGAGTCATGTTCAACACATGAAATGGATGAACGAAATTGCAGGAAAGAGTGGTGGTAATGCTGAAGAAAACAAATTTTGA
- a CDS encoding RsmD family RNA methyltransferase yields the protein MLTITGGKFARRMINPTTAKKTRHTPQLARKALFDVIDINSKSLLDLFSGSGIISFEAISRGAANVLAVEISRRACNSILGNKRGIDPSMDLEILCSDFRRAIPSFVKSGIAFDVVFADPPFDEEYIQPLMAVLERNTELLNLAGMLIVESSVREKGFVLQGAGSFDLVDQRNYAGVVFSFMVKK from the coding sequence ATGTTGACAATAACCGGCGGAAAATTCGCCAGGAGAATGATTAACCCAACAACAGCGAAGAAAACCAGGCACACTCCCCAATTAGCTCGTAAGGCCCTCTTCGACGTTATAGATATAAACTCAAAGTCCCTTTTAGATCTTTTTTCGGGGAGTGGGATAATATCTTTTGAAGCCATTAGCAGGGGTGCAGCCAACGTCTTGGCAGTTGAGATTTCAAGAAGGGCCTGCAATTCAATTCTTGGAAACAAACGGGGAATTGATCCCTCTATGGATCTGGAGATTCTCTGCTCAGATTTTCGTAGGGCAATTCCATCATTCGTAAAAAGCGGAATCGCATTTGACGTCGTATTTGCGGACCCTCCCTTCGATGAGGAATACATCCAGCCTCTTATGGCAGTTCTTGAAAGAAATACTGAGCTTCTAAACCTTGCCGGAATGCTTATAGTCGAATCTTCTGTAAGAGAGAAGGGTTTTGTCTTGCAAGGTGCAGGATCCTTCGATCTTGTTGACCAGAGAAACTATGCAGGAGTAGTGTTCTCTTTTATGGTGAAGAAATGA
- the recG gene encoding ATP-dependent DNA helicase RecG, with translation MLLEQFLEECERLLEAHLSGKREDNVLPELKRFLSLLDRSELSHFSSLGEYLSKFISYLSRIDEFPHDRKVKRLKNGLEMIAKLRNFFLLHNSEEIESLLGRPVSPSTPIKYAYSVGEARSKILKRMDIETIGDLIQYFPRDYEDRRIIMPISSIVPDRKVSVKGRLLNFSAKKASGYTIISAVVSDGFGQLLLKWFNQDYIIQKLRRDREYLIHGLAKETPFGPMEMNSPEIEEIQGEVPREILPVYSLTSGISMKMMRKIVKRNLGLVRSLDDLVPSSITTERGLLPRKHAFTAIHFPKSLYEIRKARESLAYEEFFLFETTILFRKRQIRKEYQGLQKEISGVLSKRLIESLPFELTKDQVTAFEEIRDDMRAASPMNRLLQGDVGSGKTLVAELAMVDNYEAGYQSALMVPTSVLAMQHYEKIKRELSPIGIETGLLTGSLKKNEQDFVRMRLKKGEIDVVVGTHALIQDGVEFKNLGLVVVDEQHRFGVKQRETLTTKGKLLDSLVMTATPIPRTLALTVYGDLDISTILTLPKGRSPVRTIILARKRLKDLYSYISDELKMGHQAFFIYPLIEESEQVDLKNATDEATKLREEVFPGVGVELLHGRLNDNEKQEIMQRFRSRQSMILVSTTVVEVGIDIPTATVMVIEHPERFGMAQLHQLRGRVGRSNLKSICVMVMNKAISDDALSRLREFASTSSGFDVAELDLRLRGPGEFLGLRQHGMPQFLIGDIVNDRDLLFKAREDAKQLMEEDPELLEHGALRIEMERVYSERARLIEVG, from the coding sequence ATGCTCTTGGAGCAATTCCTTGAAGAATGTGAAAGACTTCTCGAAGCTCACCTCAGCGGTAAAAGGGAAGATAATGTATTACCCGAGCTCAAGCGTTTCCTATCTTTGCTCGATAGGTCCGAGTTGTCTCATTTCTCCTCGCTTGGCGAATACTTGTCTAAGTTTATTTCTTACCTCTCCAGAATTGACGAGTTTCCTCATGATCGAAAGGTCAAAAGATTGAAAAACGGCCTCGAAATGATAGCCAAGCTAAGGAATTTTTTTCTACTTCACAATTCAGAAGAAATTGAATCTCTTCTTGGTAGACCGGTTTCACCTTCGACACCCATTAAGTACGCATATTCGGTAGGTGAAGCGAGATCAAAGATACTGAAGAGAATGGATATCGAAACAATTGGCGACCTAATACAATATTTCCCGAGAGATTACGAAGATCGAAGGATAATTATGCCCATTTCCTCGATAGTTCCTGACCGAAAGGTAAGTGTAAAAGGCCGTCTTCTGAACTTCTCTGCAAAGAAGGCATCGGGTTATACAATTATCTCAGCAGTAGTCAGCGATGGTTTTGGTCAGTTGCTTCTTAAGTGGTTTAATCAGGACTATATTATTCAGAAGCTTAGGAGGGACCGAGAGTACTTGATTCACGGTTTGGCAAAGGAAACTCCATTTGGCCCCATGGAGATGAACTCTCCAGAAATAGAGGAGATCCAAGGCGAAGTGCCAAGAGAAATCCTTCCTGTTTATTCGCTAACTTCGGGCATTTCTATGAAGATGATGAGAAAGATCGTCAAACGAAATCTCGGCTTGGTAAGATCGTTGGACGATCTAGTACCTTCCTCAATAACCACTGAAAGGGGATTACTTCCCAGAAAACATGCGTTTACCGCTATTCACTTTCCAAAGAGCCTTTATGAAATTAGGAAGGCTAGAGAATCGCTGGCTTATGAGGAGTTCTTTCTGTTTGAGACTACAATCTTATTCAGAAAACGCCAGATTAGGAAAGAGTATCAGGGTCTCCAAAAGGAAATCAGCGGCGTCTTGTCGAAGAGACTGATCGAATCCTTGCCATTTGAACTAACTAAAGATCAGGTTACTGCTTTCGAAGAAATCAGAGATGACATGAGGGCCGCTTCGCCTATGAATAGACTACTTCAAGGTGATGTTGGCTCCGGGAAGACTCTGGTCGCTGAACTGGCAATGGTCGATAATTACGAAGCTGGCTATCAGAGCGCCTTGATGGTACCTACTTCTGTACTTGCAATGCAGCACTATGAGAAGATCAAGAGAGAACTTTCGCCTATTGGGATTGAAACCGGTCTGTTGACGGGATCATTGAAAAAAAACGAACAGGATTTTGTGAGGATGAGGTTGAAGAAGGGAGAAATAGATGTGGTTGTCGGTACTCACGCACTCATCCAGGATGGTGTTGAATTTAAAAATCTTGGCCTTGTGGTTGTCGATGAACAACATAGATTTGGGGTCAAGCAACGAGAAACATTGACAACAAAAGGCAAGCTTCTCGACAGTCTCGTCATGACCGCCACTCCAATTCCCAGGACTCTTGCTTTAACGGTTTATGGAGACCTCGATATTTCGACAATTCTTACATTGCCAAAAGGAAGATCCCCAGTCAGAACAATTATACTCGCAAGAAAAAGACTTAAAGATCTTTACTCATACATCTCAGATGAACTGAAGATGGGTCATCAGGCATTTTTCATATACCCGCTCATCGAAGAATCAGAACAGGTCGATCTGAAAAATGCTACCGATGAAGCAACGAAACTTAGAGAAGAAGTATTCCCAGGGGTAGGTGTTGAATTGCTTCACGGCAGGTTAAACGATAACGAGAAACAAGAGATAATGCAGAGATTCAGATCAAGGCAAAGCATGATTCTCGTTTCAACAACCGTTGTCGAAGTTGGGATAGATATACCCACCGCCACTGTTATGGTTATTGAACACCCCGAAAGATTCGGAATGGCTCAGCTACATCAACTTAGAGGGCGTGTCGGTAGAAGCAATCTTAAATCTATCTGTGTAATGGTTATGAATAAAGCTATTTCAGATGATGCTCTGTCAAGGCTCAGAGAATTCGCTTCTACTTCGAGCGGATTCGACGTCGCCGAGCTTGATCTAAGACTTCGAGGACCGGGCGAGTTTCTTGGCTTAAGGCAGCATGGTATGCCTCAGTTCCTTATTGGTGACATTGTAAACGATCGAGATCTTCTCTTCAAGGCAAGAGAAGACGCAAAACAACTGATGGAAGAAGACCCCGAACTCCTTGAGCACGGTGCTCTACGAATCGAAATGGAAAGGGTATATTCAGAGAGAGCTAGACTGATTGAGGTAGGATAG
- a CDS encoding DegV family protein, which translates to MSDLIAISVDSGCAPSRDFVREHKLFFMGMKVIIDDKEYTDDFDFMENVFYRIVENSKEFHTAQPPLGQVLEYYNDIRSRGYTELLDIHFSSKMSGVYETCVMASKMVEGIDVRVVDTRKVSIGANLVARKLIKLVETGCSLDEVFESVPRVIDNTFMEFSVPTLKYLIKNGRIGKAQGLAGTLLNIKPILSVDEEGFISPIAKLRGMKKLQEQMVQNIVEFLQNRRKSITLYSIYGSEEYLTVMHETTEWLIESIESRLGISRSDIELVSGRIWPTIACHSGPAVFGLACYGEREAE; encoded by the coding sequence GTGAGCGATTTGATAGCAATATCCGTTGATTCCGGTTGTGCACCTAGCAGGGATTTTGTTCGGGAGCATAAGCTATTTTTCATGGGGATGAAGGTGATAATTGACGATAAGGAATACACCGATGACTTTGACTTCATGGAGAATGTGTTTTATAGAATCGTTGAAAACTCAAAGGAATTTCATACGGCGCAGCCACCGTTGGGTCAGGTACTTGAATATTATAACGATATTAGGTCAAGAGGATATACAGAGCTTCTTGATATTCACTTTTCATCAAAGATGTCAGGGGTGTACGAAACTTGCGTAATGGCTTCCAAAATGGTCGAAGGAATAGATGTTCGGGTGGTCGATACCAGAAAAGTGTCTATTGGTGCTAATCTTGTGGCCAGAAAGCTTATCAAGCTCGTTGAAACTGGATGTAGTCTAGACGAGGTTTTTGAAAGCGTACCCCGTGTCATTGATAATACTTTTATGGAGTTTAGTGTTCCCACTTTGAAGTATCTCATTAAGAATGGAAGAATAGGAAAGGCACAGGGGCTCGCAGGAACCTTGCTAAACATAAAACCAATTCTTTCTGTTGATGAAGAAGGATTTATAAGCCCAATAGCAAAACTCAGAGGTATGAAGAAGCTTCAGGAACAGATGGTTCAGAACATCGTGGAATTTCTTCAAAACAGGAGAAAATCAATCACGCTTTACTCGATTTATGGAAGCGAAGAGTATTTGACCGTTATGCATGAGACAACTGAATGGCTTATAGAATCGATCGAGTCGAGACTTGGAATATCTAGAAGTGACATTGAGCTGGTCAGCGGTAGAATATGGCCTACGATAGCTTGTCACAGCGGTCCTGCGGTTTTTGGACTTGCTTGCTACGGGGAGAGAGAAGCAGAATAA
- the hpt gene encoding hypoxanthine phosphoribosyltransferase codes for MLFDPARIEVLYSEEELKKIVNGLAEKINEYYSPITDEITAVCILKGSVHFYSDLLKRLNLKVRYNFVHVSSYSGASTTGRIRVKTWVDESVTNRYVLLVEDIVDTGGTLRYIINYIWKQKPADVKLVSLFEKTIHDHGVKIDFTGEKIGDQFIVGYGLDYEEVCRNLPYVGYLKGE; via the coding sequence ATGCTCTTTGATCCTGCAAGAATCGAAGTCCTTTATTCAGAAGAGGAACTGAAGAAAATCGTCAATGGACTGGCAGAGAAGATTAATGAATACTATTCACCGATTACTGATGAAATTACTGCAGTATGTATCTTGAAGGGGTCGGTTCATTTTTACAGTGACTTACTTAAGCGGCTGAATTTGAAGGTCCGATACAACTTTGTTCATGTTTCCAGTTATTCTGGAGCATCAACTACCGGTAGGATTCGCGTTAAAACCTGGGTAGATGAATCGGTTACCAATCGCTACGTCTTGCTTGTTGAAGACATAGTTGACACAGGAGGAACTCTCAGGTACATTATCAACTATATCTGGAAGCAAAAACCAGCGGATGTAAAACTAGTATCGCTTTTCGAAAAGACCATTCACGATCATGGAGTCAAAATTGATTTTACAGGTGAAAAGATTGGGGATCAGTTCATAGTCGGTTATGGACTTGACTACGAGGAGGTTTGTCGCAATCTTCCTTACGTAGGTTATTTGAAAGGAGAATAA
- the trmB gene encoding tRNA (guanosine(46)-N7)-methyltransferase TrmB, which translates to MSEHYLLNYVDCTEYKLPLDLQNIFGRKRETFLEIGFGSGEFILQKAIENPNADYLGVELSMISAKKLLKSISRNHVGNVRALLVDASFALRNILPKDSMSGVYMNFPCPWPKKRHSERRLNTVSFIEKIAKVLKKGGFFQLYSDSEEFVHEMFGEVGKTNCFDDPVLEVNPTVGVGTRYEKKWLDMSKEIFRMKCVRIKCEINGEEDVVRVSNLWIDDIDEKSLQKVDGKSFSKNEIFVKFMGLYRNMDRNTFLIETLTVDRDFSQRFYVNLSRRGNRWLIKLDSQARPFRTKAVKFALRVLSEKIAKKDPGGDQNH; encoded by the coding sequence ATGAGTGAACACTATCTCCTTAACTATGTGGATTGTACGGAATATAAACTTCCTCTTGATCTCCAGAATATCTTTGGAAGAAAGAGAGAGACTTTCTTAGAAATTGGTTTTGGAAGCGGAGAATTCATACTTCAGAAGGCAATTGAGAACCCCAATGCCGATTATCTTGGTGTTGAGCTATCAATGATAAGTGCCAAAAAGCTTTTGAAATCAATCTCAAGGAATCATGTTGGAAATGTTCGCGCACTGCTTGTAGATGCATCTTTTGCTCTGCGAAACATACTTCCTAAAGATTCAATGTCGGGAGTATACATGAATTTTCCTTGTCCGTGGCCAAAAAAGAGACATTCAGAACGGAGGCTCAATACAGTTAGTTTCATTGAGAAGATTGCCAAAGTGCTAAAAAAGGGCGGTTTTTTCCAGCTGTATTCGGATTCAGAAGAGTTTGTTCATGAAATGTTTGGAGAAGTTGGAAAGACGAACTGTTTCGATGATCCAGTCCTTGAAGTGAATCCTACGGTCGGAGTAGGAACAAGATACGAGAAGAAATGGCTGGATATGAGTAAAGAGATCTTTAGGATGAAATGCGTAAGAATCAAATGCGAAATAAATGGTGAAGAGGACGTGGTTCGTGTGTCGAACTTGTGGATCGATGACATTGACGAGAAATCTCTTCAGAAAGTCGACGGGAAGAGTTTTTCGAAAAATGAGATTTTTGTGAAATTCATGGGGCTGTACAGAAATATGGACCGCAATACCTTCTTGATTGAAACGCTAACAGTCGATAGGGACTTCTCCCAGCGATTCTACGTAAACCTATCAAGGAGAGGGAATCGTTGGCTCATCAAACTGGATAGCCAAGCAAGACCGTTCAGGACTAAGGCTGTAAAGTTTGCTCTGAGAGTATTGTCAGAGAAAATCGCGAAGAAAGATCCTGGTGGAGACCAAAATCATTAG
- the fabF gene encoding beta-ketoacyl-ACP synthase II produces MKRVVVTGMGVISSIGTNLTEFWESLKSGTSGIDWISTFDVSEYGAKVAGQVKNFDPTKYMDRKDAKRNARFVQMAIASASEAYDDSGLGNSRINSERAGVIYGVGLGGMDVIEDQHSVLMNKGPSRISPFLIPMTIANMAPGLLAIRFNFRGTNFTLSTACASATNAIGEATRLIRAGILDIAMTGGSEATVTPLALAGFSNMNALSRGTPKTASRPFDRDRDGFVMAEGSATLIIEEYEHAMKRGAMIYGEVVGYGSTDDAFHITSPEESGDGAYRAMKMALEEAGVDPSEVDYINAHGTSTPLNDLMETRAIKRLFGNRQDLNISSTKSMAGHALGAAGAIEAVATLLSMKNSFIPPTINYSSPDPECDLNYTPNFGVEKELHFVQKNSFGFGGHNASLLFKKL; encoded by the coding sequence ATGAAAAGAGTCGTAGTTACTGGAATGGGGGTTATTAGCTCGATCGGAACTAATCTGACAGAATTCTGGGAATCGCTTAAATCTGGTACCTCGGGAATAGACTGGATAAGTACATTTGACGTGTCCGAATATGGGGCAAAGGTTGCCGGTCAGGTTAAGAATTTCGATCCAACTAAATACATGGATAGAAAAGACGCAAAGAGAAATGCAAGGTTTGTCCAGATGGCAATCGCGAGCGCAAGTGAAGCGTACGATGATTCCGGACTGGGGAATAGCCGAATAAACTCAGAAAGAGCGGGGGTAATTTATGGCGTGGGACTTGGCGGAATGGATGTGATAGAAGATCAACATTCTGTTCTAATGAACAAAGGTCCGTCAAGAATCAGTCCCTTCCTTATCCCTATGACGATAGCAAACATGGCACCCGGACTTTTGGCGATTCGCTTCAATTTCAGAGGCACGAACTTCACCCTTTCCACAGCATGTGCCTCGGCAACCAATGCAATAGGTGAAGCTACAAGGCTTATTAGAGCCGGAATTCTCGATATTGCCATGACGGGGGGTTCGGAAGCCACAGTAACACCTCTTGCTCTAGCCGGATTTTCGAATATGAACGCTCTTTCACGTGGAACTCCTAAAACTGCTTCCAGACCGTTCGATCGTGATCGTGATGGATTTGTTATGGCTGAAGGATCGGCAACATTGATCATAGAAGAGTATGAACATGCCATGAAACGTGGTGCTATGATCTACGGAGAGGTCGTTGGTTACGGCTCAACCGACGACGCATTTCACATTACTTCACCGGAAGAGTCCGGAGACGGAGCGTACAGAGCGATGAAAATGGCTTTAGAAGAAGCCGGAGTTGATCCCTCAGAAGTTGACTACATCAATGCTCATGGTACTTCGACTCCATTAAACGACCTAATGGAAACCCGAGCAATTAAGCGTCTATTTGGAAATCGACAAGACTTGAACATTAGTTCGACGAAGTCGATGGCCGGTCACGCACTAGGTGCAGCAGGAGCCATAGAAGCTGTCGCAACTCTACTCTCAATGAAAAATTCCTTTATTCCACCCACTATAAACTATTCGAGTCCTGACCCAGAGTGCGATCTGAACTATACTCCGAACTTCGGAGTTGAAAAAGAATTACATTTCGTACAGAAGAATTCCTTTGGATTTGGAGGTCATAACGCTTCCCTTCTCTTCAAGAAGCTGTAG